The DNA region TTACGGCATCTTAACCGTTCTTCTAGCTCTTTAGATGTCAAATACTCAATTTTCTTAGATTTTCCAATGATATATGGCTCTTTTCTCTGATCTCCATACTTCAGTATCACCATGTACGCAACTAGTAAAATTACAAATCCTATGAAGTCTATGATGCTAATCCTTTCCTGGATAATCACAGTAAGAACATAAAAACAAAATAGTATTGCCCAATATCGAGTCTTCACGAGCATCACCCCAACAGCCAATCCCATATTTTTTTGAGAGTTTCTTTACTGCAATCTTGGCTCCGTTTTTGGTTATTTCCATTTCAATAGCCATAAAGCCGGTTATTACCTCTGCGCTCGTCCGTGCGACATATAAGTAAAATAACACTGTCCGTTTTTCAACGTACTCGTCGTATTTGACTGTGATAACTTCTTTCTCGCTTTGTGTTAGTGCTTCTGTTGTTGGCATAAAGTTTATTGCCTTGTAAATCTTTAGACTAATCGTGTGGTTCTTGGGCAAGTGGTAGATCCTTGTCGAGTTGTAGCATACTCCACGCTGACATACAGCTCTGCCGCTTTCCTCAACAGTACGAACAAAGCTCAATGCAGTTGCTGATGGTTCATACATAATTTGAGCCAGTCCATCGCTGAACTTAACCTCATACTGTAGATTTATTGAGGAATTTATTGGTAACGTTCTTATATTAAGCCAAAAGGTCTCGATGTCATCAATCACAACTCTTGGGGCTATTTGGATTTCTGGACCTTTATTTTGTATAGTAACGGTACAAGAAACCTTGTCCCTGTCCAGTCTCCATTCATACAGCCCAACTTCTTTTGGCATACAAGCGAAGTCTGTAATTTCCAAGTTTGCATTGATTGTGTTGGATCCACTTTTCTGACTATCTCCGTTGGAGTTAACCCTGATGCTTCCGCTCTTCGATGCTTCTAACTTCTCACTTTCCCATACCTCAATTCTCCACTCATGCTCTCCTGCAACGGCAGCCCACGTTAAAGTAACCATTCCTGTGCCCCCACTACCAATCGTGATAGTTTTACTGTCCTGTTTAAGAGTACTGTTTAGTTCTTTCTGACTCTCTGATGACGTTACCGTCGTCTTTCTACTTCTTGCTTTAATAATTGAACCCGTCTGTTTATGTTGGATTTTAGTTCGTCAACATCATCGAAGAGCGCCCAAGCGAATGCCCAGGGTATCATAAAAACCGAAATTAGTGCAATAAGCCATCCATAAACGTCCGCCTCGAGGAGCATAGGAAAGAACATTACTCCCAAAATGGTAGGCATCACGCGATCAGCTCTCATAATTCACCCTCCAGTGCTTTAATTTTCTCCTTGAGATGTCCAAGGCTCTCATTTTCGGAATAAGCTAACATTCCATACATTAAGAGTGGCGCTAAGAGGAGCAGTGAGTATCCTAGGGATATCCAAGAGACCACGAGCGCTGAAATGCTGTAAAGCGTCATGAAAATTAGTTCTCCAGCACTGGGGCGTGTCTTAAGGGCTATCTCTATTATTAAAACTATGTACATCAGTGCCACGATTGAGTTCCAGAGTGGGATGTAATTAATCATTTGCCTCCCTCCTAACGCGGTCTTCGAGCTGTAATAGTCTGTGATTGATTTCTTTGAACTCTCCAAGGAGCCTGCAGCGGAAGAAGTACATTAAAAAGAAATAAAAGATCCAAGGGAGCACCATCAGTAAGTATGCGTCGGACATGGGATCACCCCGGGTTCTACTGTTCTAGGCTTTATTTCTCAAACTTGAGTCTTTATCATTGTACTCTAATCGTCTTGCAATTTCTGAGAATTCCTTTTTCAGCATCCTCTTGACGAACAGGCAATAAAGCATGAAAACTATTCCAAACGTTATCACAGTTCCATCCAGCAAAAATCCTAATGTTGTAGCGAAGATTAGAATGTACCCAGCATAAATCTCTAGAGGATCCCATGGACTCCCGTAACCCCAACAAATCCCTTATTTTCTCCAGCTCTTTATCAAATCTGTACTCTGCAACTATTGCCAAAAACACGATCGTTGCTCCAAAGTATACTGCCTCCTTCGAATAGATATACATTAAAAGAGAGGAAAGAGAAATAAAAATTACCGGAATTTCCAACTGCCAGACTCTTTTCATATTTAACTCCCTCGACATATTTCCTCCAGAACTTTTTTCATATCAGACTTAATTGTCCGATTTAGTCTCTGTCAGATATTGTTTATCATTGTTTGGAACTTTTGCCTTTCTGTTCTTTACGAATCTAAATATTATCTCACTTGCAAATATCAATATCCCTGCAGACATAAAACATACTCCGTAGTTTTTCTCCAAAGCTATTCCTGCCAGACATAATAGAGGGGCTGAGAACATTCCAATCACTGCTAGGATAACCCATGGAGCGGTACTCTTCTTTAAGTAGTACTTCTGGAATTCGTGGGATTTTTGTTTTTCTTCGATATACGTTAAGAGTGGGACTAGCATAACTACAAAGATGTGTGGATAACCATGGATCCACCATACTCCCACTGAGAGGATATAGCTCACCAATGCAACTAGCTCTTTGAATCTCTGAGTGCGTTGGGAAGTGATTGCAAGGGCAAAAAACAGAATTGAAGAGATAAAGGAAAGTACTATGGGTGGAATGTCCAGTAGAGTACTCATTAACAATCACCACCCGATATATCTTTTTATTATTGACTTGACACTCTCAGTGATCTAGAGTAATAGATCACTGCAGTCCAGGAATGCAGTCTGAATGCACTTCCATCAAACCACAATCACCTTTAAACTTGCTTGGAACCGAGAGGATAATTTTCCAAGGCCCTATTTGGAAGCTTCTGTGGTAGATGTGCATTCTCTCACTCTTGCTGATTTGGATACCTTAAACTATTTCTAATGTGGATAATTTCTTGTTTGATTTGCCATCTCTCAATTAAAGAGTACAACAACACGAGAGCAATAAAGTCTCTTGGGCTTCCACTCATAGCAAAGGATATTGCAACAATCCCCACCAAAATATACCTAACCACTACTTCTCCGGGATCCTGATCAATATTTCCGATGTTAAGCTTCTTTTTGAGATTTTGAATTTCATTTTTAACCGGATAAAAAGCTGAGAGAAATGCAAATAAAATAAAGGATAAAAAATGAATCTCCTGCCCACTAAAGGCATATGCTAGTAGTGATAGTACTGAAATTCCCGTTGGGATAGTATCAAACTTCATGTGCATCACCCTCCAAAATTAATCTCTTTCCAAATACTTTGACCAATACTTTTAACAAACAGAAATACTTGGATAATTGTTTTTACTGGTTTTGGGGCTGGAGTCATTTCAACTATCACAGTTCCCATATATTCTACTGGGGCATATGCCAATCCCAAAGGTGCAATTATCATTAATGCCCCCTTTTTGATACCACCATTAGCATCCTCGTTCCAGTATTTGCTTCCTGTGTATCTTGCCGTGATTATTCCTTCAAGGTTCATGTACTCACCTGAGTCTAATCTTATTTTCAGTTTTAGGTAGTGTGGGGTATCAACTCTTTCTAGCGTGTAGTGGCAGTCTCCGTTTTCACACACCCATGTGTTGGTTTTGGGAGTTAAATCCCTTACGTCGTTAAGCTCAAGAGCCTTAGCCATTTTCTCGTCCAGTGGAACGTAAACTTCGGCAATTTTTCCAGTAAACTGGCTGGGTATAACGTCCTTCACCATTGTTACGCTTATTACACTGGAAGTGTCCATGTCATCATCAAGCAATTTAGTCACTACCGAATAACCCACAGCCGTTGATAGAGTGTTCTTCCTAACTACTACCTCACAGACTCCAGCTTCTCCCAGCAATATCGGTTGCTCTGGACAGTTCAAACCGAACACCAGCCCTTTCAGTGGTTTTACTCCCACCTTCACCTCGCTCCAGTGTTCTTTTTCCGTTTCATACAGTTTCAGTCGTAGTCTTTTGAGGGAGCTTATGCTTTAGTTAATGCCTTTTACTTTGCATAAGATACTAAATCATGTTTCAGTACTAAGTATGTCCATAAACTAAGGAGTGCAAATATCGTGGGTTCTAGAATGCTTTTTGTAGTTATAAGAATCAAAACTGAAAGTACTAACGATACAACTAACAGCCCGTGCTCTGATATTTTATCAACTATCTTCCAAATTGTCACATATATGAAGGCTCCCACAATAAAGAAAATCATAAGATTCCTGCTAAAATCTGTCATTGTAGAATAAGCAAGAATTGTAGGCAATAGAAAACCTACTACCACTAAATCTGAGATTACAAGGGTCTTGACAAATCTTGTATTCCCATGTGCACTCCATTTGTGGTGATAGTGGTGGATTTCAAGTCTAATCGCTGAATAAGCTACTAAATATCCTACAGCATAAATCAACATCTGAGAATTCTCGTTCAGGAATCCATATAGGAGACTACCAAAAATTAAAATTGGAAGATAAAACGTCAAAATATTGTGAACGCGGACTTTGTTCATGATATCACCCCACAAAACCATCGTTATCAAAATCCCTCGGTTGTTTCCATCCATAGAAATATGCCTCCTCCGTTATGTCCGCTAGGAAGAGCAGTAGTCCAGCGTATCCGAATAGTCTAGATCCAAAAACCGCCAATTGTCCGGATCCTGTTGCCTCGGTTGTTATGTATCCTGCCTTTTCAAGTATCTCTGTCACTACAAATGTTCCTGAACCGCCGTATTCAACTGCATCTTCAATCGTGGTGCCACTATTCTTTAGTATCTGGAATGTCGTGCTTATTGGTGGCGCATTCTCAAAGTGTATCACTATCTCCCAAGGTTGCTCCGTGGCAAGTTTATCCACATAAGAATGCCATGGGAAGAGGGGATCGATCCCAAAGTAAAACTCTGCAAAGTTTTCATCTATCGTAATCTTGATGTGAGTCTCGTCATCTGGATCATTTGGAGTCACTTTAAGAGTATCCTTTGACAACGTGACTTCTTTAAAATCGCTTGGCCAGACTTTTGCTCCCCCAACGTCGATTCCTGATATTTTGACTTGCACAGAGTCATCTGGATTTGTCCTTAGCAAGTACAAAGTGCAGTCAAGGTCGTCTACATCATTTTCACCCAGCACAACTCCATCATCGCATTCCAACTTCAGATCTGCCTTCCAAGGTTTCACTTCCACCTTCACTTCGCTCCAGTGTTCTTCTCCTGCTCCGTTAGGTTTGCCGTCGTAATTGTCGAGGAAGAGCTTGAAAGTGTGGTTGCCAATACCATAAACGTCCAGACTGAAGGCTGTTAGAGTGTAGTTCTGAGCGTTGGCCGGGAGCCTGCCAGCAAAACCATCAATGCGCTTTACCACCGCACCATCTTCATCCTCAACGAAACCGCTAAGTGGAATAGCCGTGTTTCCATAATTCCACGCTTTGATGGTAAAGTACACCGTCCCACTACCCTCAAGCTCAGTCGGGTAAGCGGTTAAAACAACGTTAAAGGAATCGCTGGGAGCTCCACCCACGGTTATTCCACCGCTCCTCGATGCCTCCAGTTTTCCGCCCTCCCACACTTCTATCCTGTACTTGTGGGTTCCTGCAACGGCAGTCCACGTTAAGCTCACCACCCCAGAACCCCCACTGCCTATTGTGATAGTTTTACTCGCCTTTTCCGCATCATCAATGAAAAGTTTTACCATCACGCTCCGGGATCTAGAGACGGGGTTTTTGACGCTCACGTCAAAACTCACACTGTCTCCATGCGTTGGATTCGCTGGTGAAACGTCAACGCCAGTTATAGTTAAAGTTCCCGAAGTCACTGTAACACTTTTGCTGGCGCTCTTTGAATTGCCATTCCAGTAGATTGATGCATGGGCAACGTAAGTGCTGGCATCCTCGTAAGTTATTGTCTGTTCGAGCAGAGTAACCGCTCCATTTGCAGGAACGTTCACGGTATCAGAGTATGTCTTTGAATTAGTTGGCGAGAAAGGAATACTGATAGAGTACTCCACATCACTCAAAGGTGCGCTATTCCCATTCTCCACGACAACCCTGTAAGTCACACTTTCGCCTTCAACAATCCTATCTCTTGAGGTTTCCATTCTAATGCTAACTTTGCTCCAGTCTATGGGAGATTCAAGGTTTATTGTCGAGGAGTATTCTCTCGTTATAGTCCTCTCCTGGCAGCTCGGCGAGGTGGAGAGTGTTTCGTGATTCTTTGAGAGGGGTACTGCACCACAGGAGGGAGTGTAAGTGATTTCAACCTTTCCACTCACGGTGAGTTCACCATCCATGGAATGAGTTAGTGTGAACCTCTTGCTGTTCCAGGCGTAACTCTGACCTGAGTTGAGGAATGATAATGTTCCTGTATCAGAATCGCCGGTTGTGTAATCCTTAACGTTGATCCTAATGGTGTCGACTGCGTTGTTCTCCGCCTTGAACGAAATCTTAACGTGATACTCAACTTTTCCAGGCTGATTCTTGTCCACGATAACTTTAACTTCTGTAATCTTTAGCTGGCCAATGTTGCCCTGCGTGTCCAAGGCTTCCCTGATAATTTCAGGCTCTATCAACACTCCATTCACTTCTACTCCAAGATTTTCTTCGAAGGTTTGGGTGCCATCTACTGAATAACCCTTTGGGGATACTGGTATTGGCGCTGGAATCCTGGGGTCGCCGGGTTTAATTGGAATGGGGGATTTTATGGGGCTTCTTTTAATTTCACTGGAAATTATTAACACCTTCAATGCTTCCTTGAGCTCGGCAACTTTCTGATTGAGCATTGACTCCACTTTAGGATTATTGTTACCATAGTTTCTTGTTTTTATTAGGGCATATACGTTGCCCATGAGTTCATATGCCTTCAAAGCGTTCGGCCAGTAGTAGGTTGTCCTTTCAGTGATTATCTCTGTGGGCGTTATTTGAGTTGATTTGAACGTAATGACGAGACCTCCATTTTTGATCCATCTAATGCTCTCAAGAGTGCCCTGTTTGCTGAGGATAGACTCTGTCCTATATAGCATAGAGGTTACCTGTTCACCGCTAGATCCTGTGATGATCTTGTATGTTAAATCCTTCAGACTTTTTATGCCTACAGACATGTTCTTGTAGTCTTTCTGAGAGTACCTCATGTAAAAGAGCGCCCATTCCTCTGCAAGTATAGGGTTTATCGCGATTCCGTGGTTTTCTTGTGGTGCTTCCCCTGCATTTGTCCACTTCCACTTTTCAATCGCCCAAGTCTCGTATTCATTGTATTTGAAGGCGACGTTAATGAACGCCGTTGAGAATTCCTCTAGAAAGGCCGTCATATTAAAGTCTTCGGTAATTTGATCAGCATTTTGGACAATGTAGTTTTGGAGGGCCTGGATTTCACTGTCACTCCAGCCCTGTTCTTTGAGAGTGCTGACGGTCTCTGCGGGTAGACCATTCTGTTTTATTTCTTCGGCTATGCTCCTGAGTTCTTGTGTGGTGTAGTAGGTTTTAACTCCTGATTGTTCGAGTTCTTTGAGGTTTTGCCAGATTAGTGCTGATATTTGGACTGCGTTTTCTGCTCCTTTTTGGGAGTTTGTGATGAGTTCTCTGGCGGTGTTTTGGTCTGCTGTTTGATTGAGTTTGATTATGAGTTCTGCTTCTTTGTTGAGTATATTCCAGAATTCTTCGTAAGGCTGATTCTCGTTCTCGAGAGCGTTGACTGTGATCGTGGTGTTCTGGGCTGTGATAAAACTCAGGCTTAGGATGAGATAACTCAATACTAATATTAGTATTTTTCTCATTTTATCACCTTGGAAGTTGTGTTTATATTTTTGGAATATTTTCAATCTTTAAATACTTTTCTCTCCAAATTTTGAACACCACTAAAAATAGTAACCAAAAAACGAAAAGAAAACAAAAACACTTAACAAAAAAAGTTCAGATTAAACCTCCGAGTTTCCCATGTTTATCATCAACACAAACAGTGCCGTTCAAACTAAACAGGTAGGGAGAACATGATCAGCCCCTAAACCTCAGCACGTGTATATCTCTCACCACTTTATGCCTCTCTTCAAAGTCAGTGTATTTCGCTAAAACTTCAAAGCCAAGCTTTTCGAGCCATCTCCTGTCCTTGCGGTAGATTTTGCCATTTTTGAGCTTAAATGCGGGGAAAACAAATACCACTCTCGCGTTCCTTCTAAGTATTTTGGCAAAGCTCTCGAAGACGGGGTAGTAGAAGCGGTCGAGCTCGTTGGCCATTCTTACGGCCTCCTCCCTCGTGGGGTGGTACTTTAAGGGCTTGCCCAAGTAGGGCTCGCTGACTATGACATCGAATTTAACGCGATAGCAGCGGTGGAGCTTTTTAGCATCGCACACTTGAAGATTAGCGGATCTTTTAACTCTAAACTCTTTTTTGAGCCACTTAATGTTTTCCTTAGCTGCATTAACGATCTTTGGATTAACATCGCTTCCATAGGCGTTTAGACCTTGAAGGAGGAATTCCTGCACTATCGTTCCCACGCCGCAGAAGGGGTCTAACGCGTTCCCCTCTCTAACTTCACTCAAGTTCACCATTATCCTCGCTAACCTCGGCGGAATTGAAAGTATCGCTCGTTGCCTCGGCCTCTCCACATCGAGCTTTTTGAGCTCAAATGGGTCAGCTACTCTAACAGTCTCGCCAACATAGAGCTTGTTCCCAAAGATAAACACGAAGTCCTTTACATCAGGAAAGCCCTTAAGAACGAGCTCAGAAGGCATGGAATAGATGTTTTTTGGCTTGAAGAACTTTGAGGGTTCTGGCTTAAAGCTCTTCTTTATCTTGCTCCCCATTTTTCTCCACAGCCGCCAATCTTCCTTCCCATAAAAGCTCAGCGTAAATAGCTTAGCATATTCTAAATCTGCTATAGTCTCTTCACCTTCCCCAACTATCCGTATGAGCTTTAGAGAACCACCGAGTCTATGAAAGAGATGCTCAATTTTTTTATTAGATTCAAAAATAAGCCAGTCCTTTGATGACTCAATCACCTTGACTTTTATTCCAAAGCGCCTCGCAAATGCCCAAAACTCTGCTTCGCTGAGCATGGGGTTCTTTCCAAAGATCACTGCATACATGGTTAAAGCCTTGGCTGGGAAATTTAAAAAGCTTTGCTACCAAAAATTAAATATAATTCAAGCGCAGAATTATTTTGATAGATTATTAGGTGATGATATGCTCCTTGAAGAGATTCTCGCATCTGTGGATGTGATAAGAGATCCAGACATAAAAATAGCTACGTATGCGCGATTAGGTTTGGAATTTGCGAAGATGGACAATCCTCTTGCAAATAAAGCGTTTAAAAAGGCTTTTGATGTTGTTTACTCCATGAATGATCCATTTGCAATTCTTCGCAACTTGGCAGTGGTCGCATACTATATGGGAAAAGCGAACTTAAAGTCCTCAAAAAGAATTTTTCAGAGGATTAAAGATGATTTAGATGTCCTGCCTAAAGATAAACGGGACCTCCTTTTAGTCGATATTGTCAACTACCTCGTTGATTTGGGTGAGATTGATGAAGCAACATATCATGCTCTAGGAATATCTGATAAAGAGCTGAGAAATGAAGCTCTTGTTTTGGCTCTCAAAAGATATTTGAGGAAAATCAGTGCAAACAAGACAACACGCGTTCTGCAAATGAGGAAGGCAGAGTACATATGGGAGCAGATAGAGAGTGAGCCCTACTACTCAATAGCTACCGTTGAGATAATTAAAGCCTATTTGCGGCTTGAAGAATATGATAGGGCCATTTTCATGATAAGCTACCTCAAAAGCAAGCCTTGGATAAAGCAGGTTGTGAGAGAGGTCATCACCCACCTAAAAAAGAAAAATATATCAAAGAAATACTATGAAAAGCTCGTTACTGTGGCCGTGGACCTCTCCGAAAGACTGGGCATTAATATAACACGGGATTTGATAGTCATATTTGCACTGAATGGGGAAGTTAAAAACGCTGTTTCGTTAATACGGGGTGTTGAAGACCCTGATGATGCCTTAAAGGAGATCACTAAGGTGTTAATAGCGAGAAAACCGGGAGTTCTGCCGAAACTATTTGAAAGCCTCTCCGATGAAGAGCTAAACATCGCAGCGAAGGAATTAATGAATTATCTCTTGGACAATCCTCACGAAGAGTTTAAAGACTTGGTAGCACAGATTCCTAAAAGAACTGCTGATGAGAAGATTTTGGTTAAAATTGTGGGATACTACCTAAAACTAGATGAACTTGAGAGTGCAGTAAGGATTGGAGCAAAAATTAAGGATGTAAAGCTCCGATCTCTAGCGTTTGGAAGTATTGCCCATTACTTACTAAAGAGGAACATGGTAGAGGATGCAATTGATTTGGTTATCCAAATAAAAGAGCCAAAGCTTTCATCGCAGTTAGTTTCT from Palaeococcus pacificus DY20341 includes:
- a CDS encoding TRM11 family SAM-dependent methyltransferase, with amino-acid sequence MYAVIFGKNPMLSEAEFWAFARRFGIKVKVIESSKDWLIFESNKKIEHLFHRLGGSLKLIRIVGEGEETIADLEYAKLFTLSFYGKEDWRLWRKMGSKIKKSFKPEPSKFFKPKNIYSMPSELVLKGFPDVKDFVFIFGNKLYVGETVRVADPFELKKLDVERPRQRAILSIPPRLARIMVNLSEVREGNALDPFCGVGTIVQEFLLQGLNAYGSDVNPKIVNAAKENIKWLKKEFRVKRSANLQVCDAKKLHRCYRVKFDVIVSEPYLGKPLKYHPTREEAVRMANELDRFYYPVFESFAKILRRNARVVFVFPAFKLKNGKIYRKDRRWLEKLGFEVLAKYTDFEERHKVVRDIHVLRFRG